A window from bacterium encodes these proteins:
- a CDS encoding KpsF/GutQ family sugar-phosphate isomerase: MKTNMKKMDLLNYAKNVIDTECQNLKNIRNHLGNDFINALDTISHCKGKIILTGMGKSGIICRKIAGTFSSLGIPSVFLHPGDAVHGDLGTVSKNDIVMVVSNSGETEEILRILPSIRKIGAVVISLTCSKNSSLGRYSDIVIETGDIKEADVFGMIPSSSTTCALVLGDAMALSLMRIKGVQKRDFAFFHPAGNLGKRLMLKVKDVMHKGKEIPFVGKDAKISDVVREITEKNLGFTLVSDKNGRVAGIITDGDIRRLLNKKTDISDVKAEEYMTKQPKTIDEECLAVEALSIMEKLEITCLVILNKDRKARGVVHLHDLLGKKEFKIEY; this comes from the coding sequence ATGAAAACGAATATGAAGAAAATGGATTTATTAAATTATGCTAAAAATGTTATTGATACAGAATGCCAGAATTTAAAAAACATACGTAATCATCTGGGTAACGATTTTATAAATGCACTTGATACAATTTCTCATTGTAAAGGCAAGATTATACTTACAGGTATGGGGAAAAGTGGTATTATATGTCGTAAAATCGCAGGTACATTTTCCAGTTTAGGGATACCTTCTGTATTTTTACACCCAGGAGATGCTGTCCATGGAGACCTCGGTACTGTTTCAAAAAACGATATAGTTATGGTTGTTTCAAACAGTGGAGAGACAGAAGAGATATTAAGAATACTGCCTTCTATAAGAAAGATAGGAGCGGTTGTCATATCTCTTACCTGTTCAAAAAATTCTTCATTAGGAAGATACAGTGATATTGTAATAGAAACAGGAGATATTAAGGAAGCAGATGTCTTCGGTATGATACCATCTTCAAGTACAACCTGCGCATTGGTCCTCGGAGACGCAATGGCATTATCGTTAATGCGTATAAAAGGTGTTCAGAAACGTGACTTTGCATTTTTCCATCCTGCAGGGAATCTGGGGAAAAGGTTGATGCTGAAAGTTAAAGATGTTATGCATAAAGGAAAAGAGATTCCTTTTGTAGGCAAGGATGCTAAAATATCTGACGTCGTAAGAGAAATAACTGAAAAGAATCTTGGGTTTACCCTCGTCAGTGATAAAAATGGAAGGGTGGCAGGTATTATCACAGATGGTGATATAAGACGACTGCTAAATAAAAAAACAGATATCTCTGATGTAAAGGCAGAAGAGTATATGACAAAACAACCAAAAACCATAGATGAAGAATGTCTTGCTGTAGAGGCATTGAGTATAATGGAAAAATTAGAAATTACCTGTCTTGTAATACTTAACAAAGATAGAAAAGCAAGGGGAGTTGTACACTTACATGACTTACTTGGAAAAAAAGAGTTCAAAATTGAATATTGA
- the kdsA gene encoding 3-deoxy-8-phosphooctulonate synthase, translating into MVKEIKLKNIKIGGENIFCLIAGPCVIENEKIVFDTAEYLKKICEKEDIPFVFKASFDKANRSSISSFRGHGMKKGLEILAKVKKKFEIPVTTDVHCQTQIMPVADVVDIIQIPAFLCRQTDLLVTAGKTGKAVNVKKGQFLSPWEVKNIIEKVISTGNQKVLITERGTSFGYNNLVSDFRALPIMRSFGYPVIFDVTHSVQQPGGLGKSSGGNREFVPYLAKAAIAVGCDGIFAEVHPDPSKALSDSSNMLNLKEMEILLTELKSIYLALSGNKKNS; encoded by the coding sequence ATGGTTAAAGAAATAAAACTAAAAAATATTAAAATTGGAGGGGAAAATATCTTCTGTCTTATAGCCGGTCCCTGTGTTATAGAAAATGAAAAGATTGTATTTGATACTGCTGAATATCTTAAAAAGATATGTGAGAAAGAAGATATCCCCTTCGTATTCAAAGCATCATTTGACAAGGCAAACAGGTCTTCTATCAGTTCATTTAGAGGGCATGGAATGAAAAAGGGGCTTGAAATACTTGCAAAAGTCAAAAAGAAATTTGAAATACCTGTTACAACTGATGTACACTGTCAAACTCAGATAATGCCGGTTGCTGATGTAGTTGATATAATTCAGATACCTGCCTTCCTCTGCAGACAGACAGACCTCCTTGTTACTGCAGGTAAAACTGGAAAGGCAGTTAATGTAAAAAAAGGTCAATTCCTTTCACCATGGGAAGTAAAAAACATAATAGAGAAAGTTATCTCAACAGGTAACCAAAAAGTGCTTATTACTGAACGTGGAACAAGTTTTGGATATAACAACCTTGTATCTGATTTCCGTGCTCTACCTATAATGAGAAGTTTTGGATACCCTGTAATATTTGATGTTACTCATAGTGTTCAACAACCTGGTGGACTGGGAAAAAGTTCTGGAGGGAACAGGGAATTTGTTCCTTATCTTGCAAAAGCTGCCATAGCGGTTGGCTGTGATGGAATATTTGCTGAGGTTCATCCCGACCCTTCAAAAGCATTGTCAGATAGTTCCAATATGCTAAACTTAAAAGAGATGGAGATACTTCTGACAGAACTTAAATCTATATATCTTGCTTTATCTGGAAATAAAAAGAATAGTTGA
- a CDS encoding histidine triad nucleotide-binding protein produces the protein MEECIFCKIVRGEMKCSSVYEDNDFIAFRDINPQAPIHILIIPKKHIAKLYDTEDISILGQLLNIATKLAKKEGIEENGYRIVINTNRNAGQSVEHLHLHLLGGRVMQWPPG, from the coding sequence ATGGAAGAATGTATCTTCTGTAAAATAGTCAGGGGAGAAATGAAATGTAGCAGTGTCTATGAAGATAATGACTTCATTGCTTTCCGTGATATAAACCCTCAGGCACCTATCCATATCCTTATAATTCCTAAAAAACACATTGCGAAACTTTATGATACAGAGGATATATCTATACTGGGACAGTTATTAAATATCGCTACGAAACTTGCAAAAAAAGAAGGAATAGAAGAAAACGGATATAGAATTGTTATAAACACCAACCGTAATGCTGGACAGAGTGTTGAACATCTCCATCTGCATCTATTAGGAGGCAGGGTTATGCAATGGCCTCCTGGTTGA
- the infB gene encoding translation initiation factor IF-2 codes for MKVRDKAKKLKMQGKDFLALLEKNLGIKGKKTVSVLSDEEIEKIDRYIENKLKEPKDKRTGEKKEKKGETTEKHKKKVLSKKKKETPSKTISREKKRKTTHKAKSVKTKKEDIEKIPETVIQTEEISPPVTEITEKTTTEEVKPNVLLQGTENIKQLAEKIAIPANEIIKFFLTKGIVLNINQCPGKENIKNLCEYFGLKTEFVTPAIEKKPVVEKEKLLVPRAPVVTIMGHVDHGKTTILDTIRKSRIADKEYGQITQKIGAYKLNTSKGSIVFLDTPGHEAFTSMRARGAMITDIVVLVVAADEGVKPQTVEAINHARSANVPIIVAVNKIDKPNVNPDKVKKQLAEHKLIPEEWGGDTIFVNVSGLTGQGIEDLLDMIILLGEMLELKASPEGRADGIVIESYIDKTKGPIINVLIRNGELKTGDFFVAGAIKGKVRAIIDDWGRRLEKVGPSTPVEILGGEGVANPGEDFHVVESEKIAREIIEQRNYRTAGKEISTRKITLENLYKEIQKGGLKELKLILKTDYVGTIEAIRNIIEKIPTSEVKIDIIHSETGAVSESDILLASASNAIVLGFNVPVLQKAEELAKSEGVEVRTYRIIYELADEIRRAVEGMLEPEEKEVLSGQAQVKKVFRLSNNECVAGCLVVNGVITRDSIAKIIRNGTVIYQGSISSLKRFKENVKEVKQNTECGIGIEKFSDFQEGDIIQSYIKTKVARKI; via the coding sequence ATGAAAGTAAGGGACAAAGCGAAGAAACTCAAGATGCAGGGTAAGGATTTTCTTGCCCTGCTGGAGAAAAATTTAGGAATTAAAGGCAAGAAAACAGTAAGTGTTCTGTCGGATGAAGAGATAGAAAAAATTGACAGATATATTGAGAATAAATTGAAAGAGCCGAAAGATAAACGAACAGGGGAAAAAAAAGAAAAAAAAGGGGAAACTACTGAAAAACATAAGAAGAAGGTGCTATCCAAGAAGAAAAAAGAGACGCCATCAAAAACAATCTCCCGGGAGAAAAAAAGAAAAACAACCCATAAAGCAAAAAGTGTAAAAACTAAAAAAGAAGATATAGAAAAAATACCAGAAACTGTAATACAAACAGAAGAAATTAGCCCACCTGTTACAGAAATTACAGAAAAAACAACTACTGAAGAAGTAAAACCAAATGTTCTCTTGCAAGGGACAGAGAATATAAAACAACTTGCTGAGAAAATTGCAATACCAGCAAACGAAATCATAAAATTTTTCCTTACAAAAGGGATTGTGCTAAATATCAACCAGTGTCCAGGGAAAGAAAATATTAAAAATTTGTGTGAATACTTTGGTTTGAAAACAGAGTTCGTTACACCTGCAATAGAAAAAAAACCTGTTGTAGAAAAAGAAAAACTACTTGTACCGCGTGCCCCTGTTGTTACGATTATGGGACATGTAGACCACGGTAAAACAACTATACTTGATACTATCAGAAAAAGTCGTATAGCAGACAAAGAATATGGACAGATTACTCAGAAAATCGGAGCATATAAACTTAATACTTCTAAAGGTTCTATTGTCTTTCTTGATACGCCAGGACATGAAGCATTTACATCTATGAGAGCACGAGGTGCGATGATTACAGATATAGTTGTTCTGGTTGTTGCCGCTGATGAAGGGGTAAAACCACAAACAGTTGAAGCGATAAATCATGCAAGGTCTGCAAATGTCCCCATCATAGTAGCAGTGAACAAGATAGATAAACCCAATGTCAATCCGGATAAAGTGAAGAAACAACTTGCTGAACACAAACTTATTCCAGAAGAATGGGGTGGAGATACAATATTTGTTAATGTTTCAGGTCTAACAGGACAGGGGATAGAAGATTTGCTTGATATGATAATTCTTTTAGGAGAGATGCTTGAATTGAAAGCATCTCCAGAAGGCAGAGCAGATGGAATAGTTATTGAATCATATATTGACAAAACGAAAGGTCCTATTATAAATGTGCTTATAAGAAATGGGGAACTGAAAACCGGTGATTTTTTTGTAGCAGGAGCTATTAAGGGAAAAGTTAGAGCAATTATAGACGACTGGGGAAGACGGCTTGAAAAAGTCGGACCTTCAACCCCTGTTGAGATATTAGGGGGTGAGGGAGTAGCAAACCCTGGAGAAGATTTTCATGTTGTAGAGTCAGAAAAGATTGCGAGGGAGATTATAGAACAAAGGAACTATAGAACTGCTGGAAAAGAAATATCTACAAGGAAGATAACACTTGAAAATCTTTACAAAGAAATTCAGAAGGGTGGATTGAAAGAATTAAAATTGATATTGAAGACGGATTATGTGGGAACAATTGAAGCAATAAGAAATATTATTGAAAAGATACCAACAAGTGAGGTTAAAATTGATATAATCCATTCAGAAACAGGGGCAGTATCAGAATCAGATATTCTTTTGGCTTCTGCTTCAAATGCGATTGTGTTAGGTTTTAATGTCCCTGTATTACAAAAAGCGGAAGAACTTGCTAAAAGTGAAGGCGTAGAAGTTAGAACTTACAGGATTATCTATGAACTTGCTGATGAGATAAGAAGAGCTGTTGAAGGCATGTTGGAACCGGAAGAAAAGGAAGTTCTATCAGGACAGGCACAGGTAAAAAAGGTCTTCCGTCTTTCAAATAATGAGTGTGTTGCAGGATGCCTTGTGGTTAACGGAGTGATTACGAGAGATTCTATCGCTAAAATTATAAGGAATGGTACTGTTATATACCAGGGGAGTATATCCAGTTTAAAAAGGTTCAAAGAGAATGTAAAAGAAGTAAAACAAAATACTGAATGTGGAATAGGAATAGAAAAATTCTCTGACTTCCAGGAAGGAGATATTATCCAGTCGTATATAAAAACTAAAGTAGCGAGGAAAATTTAA
- the nusA gene encoding transcription termination factor NusA → MKKELMVLLEYWEKEKGIDKAFLLSALESGLLTVYRKKAKMDEGISIKIDPDTGDIKFLNEKGEVIPPPSFPWERIAAQTAKHVIMQRLREAEKSTIYNEFKKLEGTVVSGRVERFEEDNIVVSLGKAEGLLPHLHRLENDHFKVGSPINAYILEVRKPNKGIYQIILSRTHPDFVRCLLEKEVPEITEGIVQIKDIARFPGDLVKIAVFSTDSKIDPVGTCVGEKASRIKNIMKELSGEKVEIILWDKDINKYILNSLSPATGKKVIIHERKKEAIVVVEDSQVFLAVGKKGQNVRLASKLTGWDIRVVRESEYAAGGKPAISVIEGMDETIATELAKYGFGSIKSLSEADVEELKKIPSISEDMAEQLIKKAKEYREKIIKENNESKGQSEETQDAG, encoded by the coding sequence ATGAAGAAGGAACTAATGGTTTTACTTGAGTACTGGGAAAAAGAAAAAGGTATAGATAAAGCATTTTTACTTTCTGCCCTGGAAAGTGGACTGTTAACGGTATATCGCAAAAAAGCAAAGATGGATGAAGGTATAAGTATAAAGATAGATCCTGATACAGGGGACATTAAGTTTCTCAATGAAAAGGGTGAAGTAATACCACCTCCTTCTTTTCCATGGGAACGTATAGCAGCACAGACAGCAAAACATGTCATTATGCAACGGCTGAGGGAAGCAGAAAAATCCACTATATACAATGAATTCAAGAAATTAGAAGGTACTGTAGTAAGTGGACGGGTGGAAAGATTTGAAGAAGATAATATTGTAGTGTCTTTAGGAAAAGCTGAGGGACTTCTTCCACATCTCCATAGATTAGAAAATGACCACTTCAAGGTAGGTAGTCCTATAAACGCTTATATACTGGAAGTTAGAAAGCCCAATAAAGGAATCTATCAGATAATCCTTTCCAGAACACATCCTGATTTTGTAAGGTGTCTTTTAGAAAAAGAGGTCCCCGAAATTACAGAAGGGATTGTACAAATTAAAGATATAGCACGATTTCCTGGTGACCTTGTAAAAATCGCTGTATTTTCAACTGACTCTAAAATTGACCCTGTTGGAACATGTGTTGGAGAAAAAGCAAGTAGAATAAAAAACATAATGAAAGAATTAAGCGGAGAGAAGGTAGAGATTATACTATGGGATAAAGATATAAATAAATATATCCTGAACTCTTTAAGCCCTGCAACAGGGAAAAAAGTTATAATACACGAGAGGAAAAAAGAAGCGATAGTAGTTGTTGAAGATAGTCAGGTGTTCCTAGCTGTCGGGAAAAAAGGACAAAATGTACGGCTTGCTTCAAAACTCACTGGCTGGGATATAAGAGTTGTCAGGGAAAGTGAATATGCAGCAGGAGGAAAACCTGCTATTTCTGTAATAGAAGGCATGGATGAAACAATTGCTACTGAACTGGCAAAGTATGGGTTTGGCTCAATAAAATCTCTTTCAGAAGCAGATGTGGAAGAATTAAAAAAGATACCTTCCATTAGTGAAGATATGGCTGAACAACTTATAAAAAAAGCAAAAGAATACAGAGAAAAGATAATTAAGGAAAACAATGAAAGTAAGGGACAAAGCGAAGAAACTCAAGATGCAGGGTAA
- a CDS encoding CCA tRNA nucleotidyltransferase, whose translation MKKFSSEDIIKKLGEFSERKGIISYLVGGYIRDRLLRRKSNDIDIVMEMDALAFAKDFAIEYHLPMPVFYGRFGTAMIEISGIKIEFATARKESYPDNSRKPYVQNATIEEDCARRDFTINTIAQNLITGEIIDFFNGRQDIKNKIIRTPVSPEKTFYDDPLRILRGIRFATRLKFEIEKHTMDGMKRNVSRLHIVSTERISEEILKILEAKEPSRGFYLLDEIGALEIILPEVSALKEKKTEHPCKELFPHTLKVLDNTSAHTKNIYLKMAALLHDIGKPSTLQIINGKVSFHRHEFVGQKMAYKICKRFNIPEDKGKFIGRMIRFHLRPHLLAKENPTDNALRRFIREMGKDIRPLFTLAKADLTSHNPGRVRNALEKLAQLEERIKEINRKDKISSFKLAIDGYVIMDLFSISPGRKVGEIKERLESLVLDGIIKNRKRDLKRYIKENKEVILSSLKGEK comes from the coding sequence ATGAAAAAATTTTCTTCGGAGGATATTATAAAAAAGCTTGGAGAATTTTCAGAAAGGAAAGGAATCATTTCATATCTTGTGGGTGGATATATAAGGGATAGATTACTTAGACGAAAGAGTAATGATATTGATATTGTAATGGAAATGGATGCGCTTGCTTTTGCAAAGGACTTTGCTATTGAATATCACCTTCCAATGCCTGTTTTTTACGGTAGATTTGGGACAGCCATGATAGAAATTTCAGGTATAAAGATTGAATTTGCAACAGCAAGAAAGGAAAGTTATCCTGACAATTCGAGGAAACCGTATGTTCAGAATGCGACCATAGAAGAAGATTGTGCAAGAAGGGATTTTACTATTAATACTATAGCACAGAATCTTATTACCGGAGAAATTATTGATTTTTTTAATGGAAGACAGGATATTAAAAATAAGATAATAAGAACTCCTGTATCTCCAGAAAAGACATTTTATGATGACCCATTAAGAATATTGAGAGGTATAAGGTTTGCGACAAGATTAAAATTTGAGATAGAAAAACATACAATGGATGGTATGAAAAGAAATGTATCACGCCTCCATATAGTCAGTACAGAAAGAATATCAGAAGAGATATTGAAGATATTGGAGGCAAAAGAACCATCAAGAGGTTTTTATCTACTGGATGAGATAGGTGCACTGGAAATAATTCTTCCGGAAGTATCTGCGTTGAAAGAGAAAAAAACAGAACATCCCTGTAAAGAATTATTTCCTCATACCTTAAAGGTTCTTGATAATACCAGTGCCCATACAAAAAATATATATCTTAAAATGGCAGCGTTGCTTCATGATATTGGGAAACCTTCAACTCTACAGATAATAAATGGTAAAGTAAGTTTCCATAGACATGAATTTGTCGGACAGAAAATGGCTTATAAGATATGTAAAAGATTCAATATACCTGAAGATAAAGGGAAATTTATTGGACGAATGATAAGGTTTCATCTCAGGCCACATCTACTTGCTAAAGAGAATCCTACGGATAATGCTCTCAGGAGATTTATAAGGGAGATGGGGAAGGATATAAGACCACTTTTTACACTTGCGAAGGCAGACCTTACAAGTCATAATCCTGGAAGGGTAAGAAATGCACTTGAAAAATTAGCACAACTGGAGGAACGTATAAAAGAAATCAACAGAAAGGATAAGATAAGTTCTTTCAAACTTGCAATAGATGGTTATGTTATAATGGATTTATTCAGTATCTCTCCGGGCAGGAAGGTAGGAGAGATAAAAGAGAGATTAGAATCACTTGTGCTGGATGGAATAATAAAGAACAGAAAAAGAGACCTCAAGCGATATATAAAAGAAAATAAAGAGGTAATTTTATCCAGTTTGAAGGGAGAGAAATGA
- a CDS encoding HIT domain-containing protein: MDILWAPWRMAYIKQGDKKKGCFLCKAIKDSNDRKNFILYRGKYSFVIINTFPYNNGHLMVVPNRHIASIEKMKEEEEKEIFFLLKASVKIIKKVINPEGFNIGINLGEIAGAGVAGHIHFHIVPRWKGDTNFMPVISSSKVICQSLVELYKILYLEFRELKRCI; this comes from the coding sequence ATGGATATTTTATGGGCACCATGGAGAATGGCATATATAAAACAGGGTGATAAAAAAAAGGGATGTTTTCTTTGTAAAGCAATCAAGGATAGTAATGACAGGAAAAATTTTATTCTATATAGAGGTAAATATTCTTTTGTGATTATTAATACATTTCCATATAATAATGGACATCTTATGGTCGTTCCTAATAGACATATAGCCAGTATAGAAAAGATGAAAGAGGAAGAGGAAAAAGAGATATTTTTTCTTCTAAAAGCATCAGTAAAAATAATAAAAAAGGTTATTAACCCAGAAGGGTTCAACATAGGAATTAACCTTGGAGAGATTGCAGGTGCAGGTGTTGCAGGACATATACATTTTCATATAGTCCCCAGATGGAAAGGAGATACAAATTTTATGCCTGTAATCTCCAGTTCAAAAGTTATATGTCAGTCGCTAGTGGAACTTTATAAAATTTTATATTTAGAGTTCAGGGAGTTAAAAAGATGTATATAG
- a CDS encoding endonuclease Q family protein yields MYIADFHIHSKYSRATSKNMNLDELTRWAKYKGINLLGTGDITHFLWFHELSRVLVETDRDGIYHYNGIDFILTGEVCNIFEDRKGKVKRVHLIIFLSSFSKADKLNKVLERYTDLNIDGRPILQMDVKEFVKIFKDSDDAGFIVPAHIWTPHFSLFGSNSGFNSIYECFGDFEDEVFALETGLSSDPEMNWMVSSLDRYSLISNSDAHSPTKIGREVNIFTDRFDFYQLKKFLRDKDTNNFLLTVEYFPEEGKYHFDGHRNCNVCMSPEETKKNNNICPVCGRKMTIGVMNRVYELSDRNYGEKPSKFVPFRKMVPLDQIIASILNKDVDSLQVRNKYIEIIERTGSEFTVLLNLPEDELRKKIDEDIVDGICKVREGRINIVPGYDGEFGKVEIPCRDFKIEDEQTLF; encoded by the coding sequence ATGTATATAGCGGACTTTCATATTCATTCTAAATACAGTCGTGCTACAAGTAAAAATATGAATCTTGATGAACTTACAAGATGGGCAAAATATAAAGGTATAAACCTACTCGGAACAGGTGATATCACTCACTTCTTATGGTTCCATGAACTTTCACGAGTTCTTGTAGAGACCGACAGGGATGGTATATACCATTACAACGGTATTGACTTTATTCTTACAGGAGAGGTATGTAATATCTTTGAAGATAGAAAGGGGAAAGTAAAAAGGGTACATCTCATTATATTTCTATCTTCTTTTTCAAAGGCAGATAAGCTTAATAAAGTTCTGGAGAGATATACGGACCTTAATATAGATGGTAGACCTATATTACAAATGGATGTTAAAGAGTTTGTAAAGATATTTAAAGACAGTGATGATGCAGGTTTTATAGTACCCGCTCATATATGGACACCTCATTTTTCTCTTTTTGGGTCTAACTCCGGTTTTAACTCCATATATGAATGTTTTGGAGATTTTGAAGATGAGGTTTTTGCTCTTGAGACAGGTTTAAGCAGTGACCCCGAAATGAACTGGATGGTTTCATCTCTTGATAGATATTCGCTTATTTCTAATTCAGATGCACACTCTCCTACAAAAATAGGGAGAGAAGTCAATATATTTACAGACAGGTTTGATTTTTATCAGTTAAAAAAATTTTTGAGAGATAAAGATACAAATAATTTTTTACTAACGGTTGAATATTTTCCTGAGGAAGGGAAATATCATTTTGATGGTCATAGAAACTGTAATGTCTGTATGTCTCCTGAAGAGACAAAAAAGAATAACAATATCTGTCCTGTGTGTGGTAGAAAAATGACAATAGGTGTGATGAATCGTGTTTATGAATTATCTGATAGAAACTATGGAGAAAAACCATCCAAATTTGTTCCTTTCCGAAAGATGGTTCCACTTGACCAGATTATTGCAAGTATTTTAAATAAGGATGTAGATTCACTTCAGGTAAGAAACAAGTATATAGAGATTATTGAAAGAACGGGTTCTGAATTCACTGTACTTCTCAATCTTCCAGAAGATGAGTTAAGGAAAAAGATTGATGAAGATATTGTTGATGGAATATGTAAAGTAAGAGAAGGGAGAATAAATATTGTTCCTGGATATGATGGAGAATTTGGAAAAGTGGAGATACCCTGTAGAGATTTTAAAATTGAGGACGAGCAGACCCTTTTTTAG